A stretch of the Pseudoalteromonas phenolica genome encodes the following:
- a CDS encoding DUF3192 domain-containing protein, with translation MIKKVLQYIILGLAVYASIVMLVINFYKDDPQAMIWQDREAFNNRFISKLDESEVMPLEEVLETLGSPDLTYVSKKSENVYQIVYYRTQLVKSDGITTQDECTGLLFKNGKLLVWGENASLEYAKLNGE, from the coding sequence ATGATCAAAAAAGTATTGCAATACATTATTCTTGGCCTAGCTGTATATGCAAGTATTGTCATGCTAGTAATCAATTTCTATAAAGATGATCCTCAAGCTATGATTTGGCAAGATAGGGAAGCATTTAACAATCGCTTTATTTCAAAATTGGATGAGTCTGAGGTAATGCCACTAGAAGAAGTGCTTGAGACTCTGGGTAGCCCTGATCTGACTTATGTTTCAAAAAAAAGTGAAAATGTTTATCAGATTGTTTATTACAGAACACAGTTGGTAAAGTCTGATGGAATTACTACCCAAGATGAGTGCACAGGGCTTTTATTTAAAAATGGAAAATTGCTAGTTTGGGGTGAAAATGCAAGCCTTGAATACGCAAAATTAAACGGAGAGTAA
- a CDS encoding acetolactate synthase 3 large subunit yields the protein MVQTQFNGSELVVKALKALEVKYIFGYPGGSVLDLYDALFQQSDIEHILVRHEQAATHMADGYARATGEVGVVLATSGPGATNCITGIATAYMDSIPMVVLSGQVPSNLIGDDAFQETDIVGCSRPIVKHSFNCRSADEIPSILAKAFYLANSGRPGPVVVELPKDILNPQLKFGFKMPSDIEMRTYNPSVKGHGKQIKKAVEAILNAKRLVIYSGGGVVLSDTSEKLKELVETLNAPITNTLMGLGGISGTHPNFIGMLGMHGNVEANKAMANADVILALGARFDDRVTNNVKKFCPNATIVHVDVDPTSISKTIKAHIPVVGCLATVLDQLLNAINASSERIDRAAQETWWQEITKWRAQKCLDYDKGTEVLKPQTVIEKVYKITNGDAYVCSDVGQHQMFAAQHYPFKKPRQWINSGGLGTMGFGLPSAMGVKMAFPNSEVLCVTGDGSIQMNIQELSTCLQYGLAVKIISLNNRSLGMVRQWQDMQYGGRHSSSYMESLPDFVALAESYGHIGIKVDKPEQLDEALERAFAIKDRLVFLDIRVDEKEHVYPMQIKLGAVDDMWLKKGVKA from the coding sequence ATGGTACAAACGCAATTTAACGGCTCTGAGTTAGTCGTAAAAGCTTTAAAGGCACTTGAGGTTAAATACATATTTGGTTATCCAGGTGGTTCAGTCCTAGATCTATATGACGCATTGTTTCAACAAAGCGATATAGAACATATTTTGGTTCGACATGAACAAGCTGCTACCCACATGGCTGATGGCTATGCAAGAGCAACTGGGGAAGTTGGTGTAGTTCTAGCTACATCGGGTCCAGGTGCAACAAACTGTATAACAGGTATTGCAACTGCCTATATGGATTCAATTCCAATGGTCGTTTTATCAGGTCAAGTACCTTCTAATCTAATAGGTGACGACGCGTTCCAAGAAACAGATATTGTTGGCTGCTCAAGACCTATTGTAAAGCATAGCTTCAATTGTAGAAGTGCAGATGAGATCCCATCGATTTTAGCTAAAGCATTTTATCTTGCTAATTCAGGCCGCCCTGGCCCTGTGGTTGTAGAATTACCAAAAGATATTCTAAATCCGCAGCTAAAGTTTGGTTTTAAAATGCCTTCTGATATAGAAATGCGTACCTATAATCCAAGTGTTAAAGGTCATGGAAAGCAAATCAAAAAAGCTGTTGAAGCAATCTTAAATGCAAAACGTTTAGTTATCTATTCTGGTGGTGGTGTTGTTTTATCTGACACTTCTGAGAAACTTAAAGAACTGGTAGAAACCTTAAACGCGCCAATCACAAACACGTTAATGGGGTTAGGTGGTATAAGCGGTACTCACCCTAATTTTATTGGTATGCTTGGTATGCACGGTAATGTTGAAGCTAATAAAGCAATGGCTAATGCTGATGTTATTTTAGCACTCGGTGCTCGATTTGATGACCGTGTGACTAATAATGTTAAAAAATTCTGTCCGAACGCTACAATTGTTCATGTAGATGTAGACCCAACATCTATTTCTAAAACCATAAAAGCACATATACCAGTTGTAGGTTGCCTTGCTACAGTGTTGGATCAATTACTTAATGCCATAAATGCAAGTTCAGAACGTATCGACCGAGCAGCACAAGAAACTTGGTGGCAAGAAATCACTAAATGGCGAGCTCAAAAGTGCTTAGATTATGATAAAGGCACTGAAGTATTGAAACCACAGACTGTAATAGAAAAGGTTTACAAAATTACCAATGGAGATGCTTATGTATGTTCTGATGTTGGTCAGCATCAAATGTTTGCCGCTCAGCACTACCCCTTCAAAAAACCGAGGCAATGGATTAACTCAGGTGGCCTAGGGACGATGGGTTTTGGGTTACCCTCAGCGATGGGCGTCAAAATGGCTTTTCCTAATAGTGAAGTACTATGCGTTACAGGTGATGGTTCTATTCAGATGAATATTCAAGAGTTATCTACTTGTCTTCAATATGGACTAGCAGTGAAGATAATTTCTCTAAATAATCGCTCTTTAGGTATGGTAAGACAATGGCAAGATATGCAATACGGTGGTCGTCATTCTAGCTCATACATGGAATCTCTTCCGGATTTTGTTGCCTTAGCAGAAAGCTATGGTCACATCGGCATTAAAGTTGATAAACCAGAGCAGCTTGATGAAGCATTAGAGCGTGCTTTTGCAATAAAAGACAGGTTGGTATTTTTAGATATCCGCGTTGATGAAAAAGAGCATGTTTATCCTATGCAAATAAAATTAGGAGCTGTAGATGATATGTGGTTGAAAAAAGGAGTAAAAGCGTAA
- a CDS encoding HU family DNA-binding protein, protein MNKAQLVEKMAADAEISKAAAARALESFTGAVTDSLKEGNSVALVGFGTFSVKERAARTGRNPQTGAEIQIAAANIPSFKAGKGLKDQVNQ, encoded by the coding sequence ATGAATAAAGCTCAACTAGTTGAAAAGATGGCAGCTGATGCTGAAATTTCTAAAGCCGCTGCAGCAAGAGCGCTTGAATCATTCACTGGTGCTGTAACAGACTCTCTTAAAGAAGGTAATTCAGTAGCACTTGTTGGTTTTGGTACTTTCTCAGTAAAAGAGCGTGCAGCTCGTACTGGCCGTAACCCTCAAACTGGTGCTGAGATTCAAATCGCAGCAGCAAATATTCCTAGCTTCAAAGCAGGTAAAGGTCTTAAAGATCAAGTAAATCAATAA
- the ilvN gene encoding acetolactate synthase small subunit produces the protein MRRILSILLENEPGALSRIVGLFSQRAYNIDSLTVGTTDDNTLSRITITTHGDDRVVEQITKQVNKLVDVLKVQDLTEVQHIERELLLVKVYARDEKMRAAVTRIADVYQGAIIDMGKQSYTLQLLSSSEKIESFLDMLRHESDIIELVRSGAVGIGRGDKALKA, from the coding sequence ATGAGAAGAATCTTGAGTATCCTTTTAGAGAATGAGCCAGGTGCATTATCCAGAATCGTTGGTCTTTTTTCACAGCGTGCTTACAACATTGATAGTCTAACCGTAGGCACTACCGACGATAACACCTTATCACGGATAACAATAACCACACACGGCGACGATAGAGTAGTAGAACAGATCACCAAACAAGTGAACAAGCTTGTTGATGTGTTAAAAGTTCAGGACTTAACTGAAGTACAACATATTGAAAGAGAACTTTTATTAGTCAAAGTGTATGCAAGAGATGAAAAAATGCGGGCTGCAGTGACACGTATTGCTGATGTTTACCAAGGCGCGATAATAGACATGGGAAAACAAAGCTATACGCTTCAGTTATTAAGCAGCTCTGAAAAAATTGAATCTTTTTTAGATATGTTGAGACATGAAAGCGATATTATTGAGTTAGTCCGTTCTGGAGCTGTTGGGATAGGTCGAGGTGACAAAGCGTTAAAAGCATAA
- a CDS encoding LysR family transcriptional regulator, which translates to MKLADLEILDAVANSKSLQEVASKMHKTQPAISQSIKRLEQNLGFSIVDREAYRLKLTEQGRHFYLEATKLLAIRDDLKILANEYAEGNEAKFSICYEPISYQSKYNEAIGDIFKAYKSTEFSITSGPRFEALQQVNSGRAELGIGPWFDLFHATGELETMKVGEIELGIVARQGVLPTTLNYEALKSYPCIAMFESAFAFDSERLAYTLNTNRMKVDDLTSMKSFLLSGLGFALTSLAHCKNELESGELERIRILDRQDSFTANIHVFRKHTQHHGPVARAIWDRFKKLGEKYAG; encoded by the coding sequence ATGAAGTTGGCAGATCTTGAAATACTCGATGCTGTTGCAAATTCAAAGAGCTTACAAGAGGTTGCATCAAAGATGCATAAGACCCAACCGGCCATCTCTCAATCAATTAAAAGGTTAGAACAAAATTTAGGTTTTAGCATTGTTGACAGAGAAGCCTACAGGTTAAAGCTTACTGAACAAGGAAGACATTTTTATCTTGAAGCTACAAAATTACTTGCAATAAGAGATGATTTAAAAATTCTTGCTAATGAATATGCAGAAGGGAATGAAGCAAAATTTAGTATTTGCTATGAACCTATTTCTTATCAAAGTAAATACAATGAAGCAATTGGTGACATTTTTAAGGCATACAAGTCTACAGAGTTTTCTATTACCAGTGGTCCGAGATTTGAAGCTTTACAACAAGTAAACAGTGGACGAGCTGAACTTGGTATAGGTCCTTGGTTTGACTTGTTTCATGCTACAGGCGAATTAGAAACAATGAAAGTAGGGGAGATTGAACTTGGAATTGTCGCGAGACAAGGGGTTTTACCTACAACTTTAAATTATGAAGCATTAAAGTCATACCCATGTATTGCCATGTTTGAAAGCGCCTTTGCTTTTGATAGTGAAAGACTTGCATATACATTAAATACAAACCGCATGAAAGTTGATGATTTAACTTCAATGAAGTCATTTTTATTGTCTGGTTTAGGTTTTGCGTTAACAAGTCTAGCTCACTGCAAAAATGAATTAGAAAGTGGCGAACTTGAGCGTATAAGAATCTTAGACAGACAAGACAGTTTCACTGCTAATATTCATGTGTTCAGAAAACATACTCAACATCATGGGCCGGTTGCTAGAGCCATATGGGATAGATTCAAAAAGTTAGGCGAAAAATATGCAGGATGA
- the xni gene encoding flap endonuclease Xni → MSKTLVLIDALNLVRRIFAIESNQENITSVNNTAQRVSSAAIKLLRLTSASHAVAVFDGNESWRYHYYDKYKATRKPMPATLSENMQIIEQSFEQCGIPVYKPEHDEADDIIATLATKAATANVNVVIISTDKGFLPHLTQNIRLYDYFQKTWIDKEQVEIKFGVNQNQLTELWAMAGDKTNDIPGIAGIGLKTAQKLLGEYGKFEFILNSNSLKPSEKKKIQTGIDDFIKSKNLVTLRTDIHLGFNLQDLRIKR, encoded by the coding sequence ATGAGTAAAACCTTAGTACTAATCGATGCGCTGAATCTTGTTCGGCGCATTTTTGCAATTGAATCAAATCAAGAAAACATCACCTCAGTAAACAATACAGCTCAACGCGTTTCATCTGCCGCCATAAAGTTACTTCGTTTAACTTCAGCATCTCATGCTGTAGCTGTTTTCGATGGCAATGAAAGCTGGCGATATCATTACTATGACAAATATAAAGCGACTAGAAAACCAATGCCCGCTACGTTGTCTGAAAATATGCAAATCATCGAACAGTCATTCGAGCAATGCGGTATACCCGTTTATAAACCTGAGCACGATGAAGCAGACGATATCATTGCAACTCTTGCTACCAAAGCGGCAACTGCAAACGTAAATGTAGTCATTATCTCTACAGATAAAGGCTTTCTACCGCATCTTACTCAAAACATTCGTTTATACGATTACTTTCAAAAGACTTGGATTGATAAAGAGCAAGTTGAAATAAAATTTGGAGTAAATCAAAATCAACTGACTGAACTTTGGGCAATGGCGGGAGATAAAACCAATGATATACCCGGTATTGCTGGAATTGGTTTAAAAACAGCGCAAAAATTATTAGGCGAATATGGTAAATTTGAATTTATATTGAATTCTAATTCTCTAAAACCATCAGAAAAAAAGAAAATTCAAACTGGCATAGACGATTTCATAAAAAGTAAGAACCTAGTTACGTTGAGAACTGATATACATTTGGGTTTTAACTTACAAGATTTACGAATTAAACGTTAA
- a CDS encoding isocitrate dehydrogenase → MAKQTITVIKGDGIGPSIIDSAIEILNAAGCDFDYEFVDAGLTALEKTGELLPKETLEVIEKNKITLKGPLTTPVGEGFTSINVTLRKQFGLYANVRPVKSFAGTKARYDDIDIITIRENTQGMYSGLGQVVSEDGNEAEAMSKITRDGAEKIVTFAYELARREGRKKVTAVHKANILKSTSGLFLKVAREVGERYPDIESAEMIVDATCMKLVMTPEEFDVIVTTNLFGDILSDLCAGLVGGLGMAPGANIGENAAIFEAVHGSAPDIAGKNLANPTSVILASIQMLEYLEMGETADRIRNAVADVIKTGDRTTRDLGGSHGTTDFTQAVIDRL, encoded by the coding sequence ATGGCAAAGCAAACTATCACGGTGATTAAGGGCGATGGTATCGGTCCAAGCATTATTGACTCGGCAATTGAGATCCTTAACGCTGCCGGTTGTGATTTTGATTACGAATTTGTTGATGCAGGCCTAACTGCCCTAGAAAAAACGGGTGAGCTTCTACCTAAAGAAACGCTAGAAGTAATCGAAAAAAATAAGATCACTTTAAAAGGCCCATTAACTACACCTGTAGGTGAAGGTTTCACTTCTATCAATGTAACACTACGTAAGCAGTTTGGTTTATACGCAAACGTACGCCCGGTAAAATCTTTTGCAGGCACAAAAGCACGTTATGACGACATAGATATCATTACGATCCGTGAGAATACTCAAGGTATGTATTCTGGCCTTGGTCAAGTTGTGTCTGAAGACGGTAACGAAGCTGAAGCTATGTCAAAAATTACTCGAGACGGTGCAGAGAAAATCGTAACTTTTGCTTATGAACTCGCTCGTCGCGAAGGTCGCAAAAAAGTAACTGCTGTTCACAAAGCAAATATCCTAAAATCAACTTCAGGTTTATTCCTTAAAGTTGCACGTGAAGTCGGTGAACGTTACCCAGATATCGAATCAGCAGAAATGATTGTTGATGCGACGTGTATGAAACTTGTTATGACACCGGAAGAATTCGATGTGATCGTAACAACTAACTTATTTGGTGATATCTTATCAGACCTATGCGCTGGTTTAGTTGGTGGTCTTGGTATGGCACCTGGTGCGAACATTGGTGAAAATGCTGCAATCTTTGAAGCAGTTCACGGTAGTGCACCTGATATTGCAGGCAAAAACCTTGCTAACCCGACATCAGTTATCCTAGCTTCAATTCAAATGCTTGAGTACTTAGAAATGGGTGAAACAGCAGATCGTATTCGTAATGCTGTAGCTGATGTGATCAAAACAGGTGACAGAACTACACGTGATTTAGGTGGTAGCCATGGCACTACAGATTTCACACAAGCTGTGATCGATCGTCTGTAA
- the ppnN gene encoding nucleotide 5'-monophosphate nucleosidase PpnN, whose product MQVQLNPTGVLNLLSKLEVDLLQASSSTERYKLFRNCVLAVLNVGSHTDSSSEIYDKYQDFDVKLISRERGIKIELDNPPETAFVDGGIITGIHEHIFSVIRDLLFIYQRHEPTEDELQITHMVFDMLRNASALPVNTDPNMIVCWGGHSISEIEYKYTKEVGYQLGLRGLNICTGCGPGAMKGPMKGATIGHAKQRITNNRYLGLTEPSIIAAEPPNPIVNELVILPDIEKRLEAFVRTAHGIIIFPGGAGTAEELLYLLGILLHPDNQKQCLPVILTGPESSADYFKEICQFVEETLGEEALNKFEVIVGDPQKVATTLKQAMPKVREYRKSQGDAYYFNWTLKIEHQFQMPFDPTHENMANLNLSLNQNKELLAADLRRAFSGIVAGNVKDEGIREIKKHGPYQLHGETSLMEKMDTLLQAFVEQGRMKLPGSKYTPCYVVNK is encoded by the coding sequence ATGCAAGTCCAACTAAACCCAACTGGTGTACTTAATTTACTGTCAAAATTAGAAGTTGACTTACTACAAGCCTCTTCTAGTACAGAGAGATATAAACTTTTTAGAAACTGTGTATTAGCGGTATTAAACGTTGGTAGTCATACCGATTCTAGCAGTGAAATTTATGATAAATATCAAGACTTTGATGTAAAGCTCATTTCACGTGAACGAGGCATAAAGATTGAGTTAGACAACCCACCTGAAACGGCATTTGTTGATGGTGGTATTATCACAGGTATTCACGAGCATATATTTTCAGTCATACGCGATTTGTTATTTATCTATCAACGTCATGAACCAACTGAAGACGAGCTTCAAATTACCCATATGGTTTTTGATATGCTTAGAAATGCCTCTGCGTTACCTGTGAATACAGACCCAAATATGATCGTTTGTTGGGGCGGACACTCTATCAGCGAAATTGAATATAAATATACCAAAGAAGTAGGTTATCAACTTGGCTTAAGAGGTTTAAATATTTGTACAGGCTGTGGACCAGGTGCAATGAAAGGCCCAATGAAAGGTGCTACCATTGGTCATGCAAAACAGCGTATTACAAACAATCGTTATTTAGGCCTAACAGAACCAAGTATTATCGCTGCTGAGCCACCTAATCCCATCGTAAACGAGCTCGTGATCTTACCCGATATAGAAAAGCGCTTAGAGGCATTTGTTCGTACAGCACACGGCATTATTATCTTCCCTGGTGGTGCAGGTACGGCAGAAGAACTGCTATATCTATTAGGTATACTTTTACATCCTGATAATCAAAAACAATGCCTACCCGTTATTTTAACTGGCCCAGAATCTTCAGCCGATTATTTCAAGGAAATTTGTCAGTTTGTTGAAGAAACACTCGGTGAGGAAGCCTTAAATAAGTTTGAAGTAATTGTTGGTGATCCGCAGAAGGTGGCAACGACCTTGAAACAGGCCATGCCTAAAGTAAGAGAGTATAGAAAATCTCAAGGTGATGCTTATTATTTTAACTGGACGCTAAAAATTGAGCACCAGTTCCAAATGCCATTTGACCCAACTCATGAAAACATGGCGAATTTGAACTTATCCTTAAATCAAAATAAAGAGCTTCTTGCAGCTGATTTGCGTAGAGCATTTTCAGGTATTGTCGCCGGTAATGTTAAGGATGAAGGCATTAGAGAAATCAAAAAGCATGGCCCTTACCAGCTTCATGGTGAAACATCGTTAATGGAAAAAATGGACACCCTGTTACAAGCATTTGTAGAGCAAGGCCGTATGAAGTTACCAGGCAGTAAATATACGCCTTGTTATGTAGTGAATAAATGA
- a CDS encoding MGMT family protein encodes MQDDFELRVHTIIGAIPFGRVATYGQIAKLAGQANYARKVGYILKSLPKESNLPWYRVINSQGKISFPAQTSKFIEQKERLESEGVIFLSNRVRLKEFQWLD; translated from the coding sequence ATGCAGGATGATTTCGAGTTACGTGTACATACTATAATTGGAGCAATTCCATTTGGCCGAGTTGCGACTTACGGGCAAATAGCTAAACTTGCAGGGCAAGCGAATTATGCAAGGAAAGTTGGCTATATTTTAAAAAGCTTACCAAAAGAGTCTAATTTACCTTGGTATCGAGTTATAAATTCGCAAGGAAAAATTTCATTCCCGGCACAAACAAGTAAGTTTATTGAGCAGAAAGAAAGGCTTGAAAGTGAAGGAGTGATTTTTCTTTCTAATAGGGTGCGGTTAAAAGAATTTCAATGGCTTGATTAA
- a CDS encoding immune inhibitor A domain-containing protein codes for MNLMRFSLLNFGIFLSLQVNAMPDLLRLDEDRIVYWQEKKLGRTLSEYEKQQLLNSYILKSGKPRAEIINLPLDTIKPNLKHRMQFVQKSVVDTLEKVKILGILVDFPDLQASSPGLETTDTDMFYDDYSADHYRSLLYSVNGFSGPNGENLTSVRQFYRNVTGDNFDITGSIYGWVRVSNDASYYGEQDGDIRDKNATELVIEAVENLVKQGVDLSDYDLTDLNDIDGDGIINEPDGIIDHILLFHSSIGQEAGGGLLGEDAIWSHRFFVTNSSNQPASVTGSNIKAYNYTINPIDAGIGVVVHEFGHDLGLPDEYDLKNIEIGEPVANWSVMSSGSWMGEIRGSEPVMFSPKNLDYLQNRFGGSWVNQQSVELSTINENETINLAHASVFSEATNQVKVNLPPTLEDFIVPNSGSFQYYSGDGNNLNNQMSFTIKLPESEQLILRMKSKFNIESDYDIFQVYVNSIPLAGNSTKANHPNYPNVTHYLDGSSASSDVENSDFVDLTYDISAFSNQQVTITFVYQTDSAVSFFGIVLDDINVTSEDQIFLTDNAENTNSNSFNGFRKIGRYKSGNEHAYYLQLRSHNGLDSGLKLSQYPAGLTLWYSNDNYENNNTSEHQGFGDLLIVDTDQRPIFKSNGDDVANSMIQVRDAALRLSEQSSGLGDEDLSAISVFDDSLDYSFKVQPESGVKIPKYGLKIELVDVSDSFDNAEVLVSYIPDQTSISYEVEDKQVQFFADGFLLSESDQFLWEFSDGQSSDELTPTIEFEKYQNYSVKFTQKKENGQIITADAEINLSKPLEISEIDLAHASGILTGEVKIIGGVEPYLITWDFDDGNTLNGSEISHRYSMNGTYTVKVEVTDDSGISISKSEQVTLTVPLLITTSFTTNGLQLSANAISSGGSGNYNITWDFGDGNQGNGENVTHTFNSSGQFNISVTLTDTDTNKTKTETNTLTITQAENENSNSGGSLFFLLFSCIFMARKFKL; via the coding sequence ATGAATTTAATGCGTTTTTCTTTACTCAACTTTGGTATTTTTTTAAGTCTACAAGTTAATGCTATGCCTGACTTGTTACGCTTAGATGAAGATAGAATTGTTTATTGGCAAGAAAAAAAACTTGGTCGTACTTTGAGTGAGTATGAAAAGCAGCAACTTTTGAATAGCTATATTTTAAAAAGTGGAAAACCAAGAGCTGAAATAATTAATTTACCATTAGACACAATAAAACCGAATTTAAAGCATCGAATGCAGTTTGTACAAAAGAGTGTGGTAGATACTTTAGAAAAAGTTAAGATTTTAGGAATACTTGTTGACTTTCCTGACCTACAAGCAAGTTCACCTGGATTGGAAACAACCGACACGGATATGTTTTACGATGATTACAGCGCAGATCATTATCGTTCACTACTTTATTCCGTTAATGGTTTTAGTGGCCCAAACGGTGAAAATTTAACAAGTGTGAGGCAATTTTACCGGAATGTAACTGGTGATAACTTTGACATAACAGGCAGTATTTATGGGTGGGTCAGAGTAAGCAATGATGCGAGTTATTACGGTGAGCAAGACGGCGATATTCGAGATAAAAATGCGACTGAACTAGTGATAGAAGCAGTAGAAAATCTTGTTAAACAAGGCGTTGATCTCTCTGATTACGACTTAACAGATTTAAACGACATTGATGGTGATGGCATCATAAATGAGCCCGACGGCATAATTGATCACATTTTATTATTTCATTCAAGTATCGGCCAAGAAGCTGGTGGTGGGTTACTTGGTGAAGACGCAATATGGTCGCATCGATTTTTCGTTACTAACAGCTCTAATCAGCCTGCTTCAGTTACAGGCTCTAATATTAAAGCTTACAATTATACTATCAATCCAATAGATGCAGGTATTGGTGTTGTTGTGCATGAGTTTGGCCATGATCTTGGTTTACCGGATGAGTATGATCTAAAAAATATTGAAATCGGTGAACCGGTTGCAAATTGGTCAGTAATGTCAAGTGGTAGTTGGATGGGAGAGATCAGAGGTTCTGAACCTGTGATGTTTAGTCCTAAAAACCTAGATTATTTACAGAATCGTTTTGGCGGTAGCTGGGTAAATCAGCAATCTGTCGAATTAAGTACAATTAATGAAAATGAAACTATAAATCTGGCTCATGCAAGTGTTTTTAGTGAAGCAACAAATCAAGTTAAAGTTAACTTGCCTCCTACACTTGAGGATTTCATTGTTCCTAATTCTGGTTCTTTTCAATACTATTCTGGTGATGGTAACAATCTAAATAATCAAATGTCATTTACGATAAAACTACCTGAATCAGAACAATTAATACTTAGAATGAAAAGTAAGTTTAACATTGAATCTGATTACGATATTTTCCAAGTTTATGTAAATTCAATCCCTTTAGCTGGAAATTCAACAAAAGCTAATCATCCAAATTATCCTAATGTGACTCATTATTTAGATGGGAGCTCAGCTTCAAGTGATGTAGAAAATTCTGATTTTGTTGATCTTACTTACGACATTTCGGCCTTTTCTAATCAACAAGTTACCATCACATTTGTTTACCAGACAGACTCAGCTGTCTCATTCTTCGGTATTGTTCTTGATGACATCAATGTCACTTCTGAAGATCAAATATTTTTAACAGATAATGCTGAAAACACTAACAGCAACAGTTTTAATGGGTTTAGAAAAATAGGGCGTTACAAGTCAGGTAATGAACATGCTTACTATCTTCAGTTAAGAAGTCACAACGGGTTAGATTCAGGGCTAAAATTATCACAGTATCCTGCAGGTTTAACTTTATGGTATTCAAATGACAACTACGAAAATAATAACACCTCAGAGCATCAAGGATTTGGTGACTTACTTATAGTAGACACAGATCAGAGGCCTATATTTAAATCTAATGGGGATGATGTTGCGAACTCTATGATACAAGTTCGAGATGCTGCTTTACGATTAAGTGAGCAATCTTCTGGGCTTGGCGATGAAGACCTTTCAGCAATTAGTGTTTTTGATGATAGCCTTGATTATTCTTTCAAAGTACAGCCTGAGTCTGGGGTGAAGATACCTAAATACGGTTTGAAAATTGAGCTAGTTGATGTATCAGATTCATTCGACAACGCAGAAGTATTAGTGAGCTACATACCAGACCAAACAAGTATCAGCTACGAAGTTGAAGATAAGCAAGTTCAGTTTTTTGCAGATGGTTTCTTGTTATCTGAAAGCGATCAATTTCTTTGGGAGTTTTCAGATGGTCAGTCGAGTGATGAATTGACCCCAACCATAGAATTTGAAAAGTATCAGAACTATTCCGTCAAATTTACTCAAAAAAAAGAAAATGGACAGATCATCACTGCTGATGCAGAAATCAACTTGAGTAAGCCCTTAGAGATCTCTGAGATAGATTTAGCGCATGCATCAGGCATACTAACAGGTGAAGTTAAAATAATTGGTGGGGTTGAACCTTACTTAATTACTTGGGACTTTGATGATGGCAACACCTTAAATGGTAGTGAAATTTCGCACCGTTATTCGATGAATGGTACATACACAGTAAAGGTTGAAGTTACAGATGATAGCGGTATTTCAATTTCTAAATCTGAACAGGTTACTTTAACGGTCCCTCTCCTTATTACGACTTCATTTACTACAAATGGTTTGCAACTTAGTGCCAATGCAATCTCATCTGGTGGGAGTGGAAATTATAATATTACTTGGGATTTTGGCGATGGGAACCAAGGAAATGGAGAAAATGTTACTCATACTTTCAATTCTAGTGGGCAATTTAATATTTCGGTAACCCTCACTGACACAGACACTAATAAAACTAAAACAGAAACTAATACATTAACAATAACACAGGCTGAAAATGAAAACTCAAATTCAGGTGGAAGTCTGTTTTTTTTATTGTTCTCTTGTATTTTCATGGCGCGTAAATTCAAATTATAA